One Candidatus Aminicenantes bacterium genomic region harbors:
- a CDS encoding DUF4115 domain-containing protein, producing MEKILGQALKKEREMRGLSLADIAAETRIGTRYLLALEDEDFDLFAGIFYIRYYIKNYLRACGADEAAFFNAHYDYLRAVLDKKGLPPPDQFLNKLEYVKFKRRKTLLIILLLMLSGALFYWLFGRSIPPPKRLGSVEIPAFSTALLQGEKDFRPDRAPVSLHLTFTASCWLQLWRGNKKIAEKIFVNGDNLSAQGYQLTLLLGNPAAVRLEINGWGWTPSGRFAGGVKLLLGPDKVQEIAL from the coding sequence ATGGAAAAAATTCTTGGCCAGGCCCTCAAAAAAGAGCGGGAAATGCGCGGCCTTTCCCTGGCCGACATCGCCGCCGAGACCCGCATCGGCACGCGCTACCTGCTGGCCCTGGAAGATGAGGATTTTGACTTGTTCGCGGGCATCTTCTACATCCGCTACTATATCAAGAATTACCTGCGCGCCTGCGGCGCCGATGAAGCCGCCTTTTTCAATGCCCACTACGATTATCTGAGAGCCGTGCTGGATAAAAAAGGCCTGCCGCCGCCCGATCAGTTTCTGAACAAACTGGAGTACGTCAAGTTCAAAAGGCGGAAAACGCTGCTGATCATCCTGCTGCTGATGCTGTCGGGGGCTCTTTTTTATTGGCTTTTCGGCCGTTCCATCCCACCGCCCAAGCGGTTGGGGAGCGTCGAGATCCCCGCTTTTTCTACGGCGCTGCTCCAAGGCGAAAAGGATTTTCGCCCGGACCGGGCGCCGGTTTCCCTGCACCTGACGTTCACGGCCTCCTGCTGGCTGCAGTTATGGCGGGGAAACAAGAAGATAGCGGAAAAAATATTCGTCAACGGCGACAACCTTTCGGCGCAAGGTTACCAGCTGACTCTGCTGCTGGGCAATCCCGCGGCCGTCCGGCTGGAGATCAACGGCTGGGGCTGGACCCCTTCCGGCCGCTTTGCCGGCGGGGTCAAGCTGCTCCTCGGTCCCGACAAGGTTCAGGAAATCGCGTTATGA